The DNA window GCTGCCTGGTTGCCGAAATAGACGCACTGACACCCGGCAGGATCGGCATAGACATAGACCACCGTCCCACCTGAGGTCTGACGAACGAACTTGTTCGGCGGAAGCTTTTTCATGGCGGCAATCCGTGCCGGGGAATTGGCGGGCTGAAGCGTGAACCCGGCTGCCGCGAGCAGATCTTCCTTGTCCTGAACAGCCTGCTGCGGGGTTTGGCATGCGGACAAGGCCAGGCTGATTGCGCCAAGCGTCAGGATCGATGGGATCTGCATTGTTACCCTCCAGGTGGCTGGGATCTCGACGGGAACGGCTCGGTCTACGCGGACAGCCTCCCGCAAAAGCGAGCGGCCAAGTTCTGATCGATGCGCGGCGTCGGCGCTCGGCGCATCCTGCCGCCGCCGTCGTAGCCCGGATCGCTGGAGCCGACGGTGTCGGCGAGGATGAACACGACGCTGGGCTTCGGCTGCTGGGCCACAGCTGCGGCGCCCGGCAGTGTCAGAGCCGCGTCGCACGAGCCGAATGGCAGTGCGGCCCGCGATTGGCGTGTGAATCGGTGCATGCTGCTCCTCCCTTGAGGCGATCAGGATTCGCTCCTTGCGTCTTGCCCCGGCCTTGCTCCTTGCCGCAGCCTGGCGCCGCGATCCGGCAGTGGCTACTCGAACGCGAAAATGCGCTTCCAGTCGTTCTTCATGCTGATCACCGTCCAGCCGTCCTTCCCCGCCTCGTCGTAGAGGCCCGGGGAGAAGGTGCCGACCTTGCTGTCGGGCAGGCCCTGCGCCGGGCCGTAGGCGTATTCGCGGGTGGCGTCGTCGTGGAGCACCAGCATCTTCAGCCGCACTCCATCGCCGGCACCGACCCACTCCAGCATTTCCCGATCACCGACCGAGTTGCCGAAGGCGGCATTGGGCCGCCGGCCGATCATCAGGTGAATCCCCTCCGGCTTGCCGGCGTCGTTGTTGTTCAGGAGCAGCTTCGGCTCCTTTGTCAGAAACGGCTTGCCGTCCGTGTCATAGCCGAACTTCGTTCCGCCGGCGGTGCCGACCACCTGCTCGGGCGGGATCCCGTAGACCTGCTGCGCATAAACGCGCACGAAATCCTGGCCGCCGCCGGTGACGATGTAGGTCCTGTAGCCGTTGTCGCGCAGGTGGCGCAGCACCTCGAGCATGGGCTGGTAGGCGAGCTCCGTGTAAGGACGTTTCCAGCGCGGGTCCCGCGCCGCAGCGAGCCACCTCTGTACCTCGGTGGTGAACTCCTCGACCGACATGCCTGTCAGCGTCGCGGCAAGGATCCGTTCGAGGTCCGCCATCGGGAGGCGCGCCATGGCCTCGCGATCACCCGAGAGCACGGTCTTGAAGGGCTCGACGTCCCTGAGTTCAGGCTGTTTCTCCACCACGGCAGGAACGCGCTCCAGGCAATAGACCACCTGGGTGTACATCGGGTGCTCCACCCACAGCGTGCCGTCCTGGTCGAAGGCGGCGATGCGATCCTCCGGCCGGACGAAGCCTGGGTTCGACGGGTCGGTGGTGGCGCGCACGAAGGTGAGGATGGCACGCTTCGCCGCCCCGTCGTTCCACGACGGCAGCGGGCCACCTTCGGTTGACGTCTGCGCCGCCGCCGGGATGGGACGGGAGAGCCCGGACAGGGCCGGCAGCAGCGCCAGGGACGAGAGCATGAGGCGACGGTTGATGCCGGAGGGAGGATTGATCGGTTTCATGTCGTCTCCATTCCTATCCGCGATGACGCAGCTAATTGCTGGATGGTGGATTCCTGAGCTTCTCCATGGCCTGCTCGACCGAGAAGGACCCAGGTCGCTGGCGAGGCGGAAACTGCTGGAAGCTCGCCAGATGCTGGCCGACGATCGCCTGGGCCGGGACAACCACGAAGGCATGCTCGATGAACCAACGGACGTAGTCGCCGGACTCGTTCTGGGCGCGCTCGAAGGGATCGGAGCGAAGATTGAAGAGCATCGGCAGCCGCAGTTCGATCATCGGCTGCGCCCACACATCAAGACCATGCGCCTTCTGCTCCAGGAACACGGCCTTCCATTGGTCATAGCGGAGGCCGGCGAGATTGCCGTCATCGGTCCAGTAGAAGAACTCGCGGCGCTTGCTCGGTCCCTTGCGTCCGAGCAGGTCGCGCTGGTCGTAGCCGTCCAGGTGAACCTTGAAGGTCTTGCCGGCCGCATCGTAGCCTTGCAGCAGCTTGCTCTTGATGTCCGGCTCGCCGGCGGCGGCCACAAGCGTTGTCGTCCAATCCTCGGCAGAGACGATCTCGTTGACTTCGCTGCGCGGCGGCACCGTGCCGGGCCATCGCACGATGGCCGGAACGCGATAGCCGCCCTCCCAGTTGGTGTTCTTCTCGCCACGGAACGGCGTCGTGCCGCCGTCCGGCCATGAGAACACCTCCGCCCCGTTGTCGGTGGTGTAGATCACGATCGTGTTGTCGGCGATGCCGAGGTCGTCCAGCTTCTTTAGAACCTGCCCGACCTGCCCATCGTGCTCCGCCATGCCGTCCGGGTAGATGCCGAGACCAGTCTTGCCCTGCGACTCAGGCTTGAGCCGGGTCCAGATGTGCATGCGGCTCGGGTTGAGCCAGACGAAGAACGGCTTCCGGTCCCGGTTCGCCCGGTCGATGAAGTCGAGTGACGCATTGAGGAATTCCTCGTCGATCGTCTCCATGCGCTTCTTGGTGAGAGGGCCAGTGTCCTCGCAGGTCTGCTTGCCCCATGGGCCGAAGCGGGAATCGCTGCCCGGCGTGTCGGTCGCGGTGGCACGGCAGCGCAACACGCCGCGCGGTCCGAACATCGCTCTGAAAGCGGGGTCTTTCGGATAATCCGGATGCTCGGGCTCATCCTCCGCATTGAGATGGTAGAGGTTGCCGAAGAATTCGTCGAAGCCGTGCACCGTCGGCAGGAACTCGTTGCGGTCCCCGAGATGGTTCTTGCCGAATTGCGCGGTCACGTAGCCCTGCGGCTTGAGCAGTTCGGCAATAGTCGGATCCTTTTCCGACAGGCCCTCCTTCGCGGCAGGCAATCCGACTTTCAGGAGCCCGGTCCGCAAGGGGCTCTGGCCGGTGATGAAGGCGGCACGCCCCGCCGTACAGGATTGCTGGCCGTAGTAGTCGGTGAAGATCGCACCCTCATTGGCGATGCGGTCGATGTTGGGCGTGCGGTAGCCCATCATGCCGCGATTGTAGGCGCTGATGTTCCAGTAGCCGATGTCGTCGGCCATGATGACAAGGATGTTAGGCTTTTGCTGCTGCGCGACCGCCGGCGCGCCGGTGACCGTCGCGGAGGCAAGCAACGTGGCCAGTCCGAAACCGAGCTTCGCATGGGCTTTCATATCTCTGAGGCTCCAACTTAAAGGGATTGGGTGAGCGAACGGTCTCCCGCACATTCGCGCCGGTTCACTCACCTCGAAACGCACTCCGTTCAGTAGCAAGGCCCATACGGGTAGTACCCGCACAGGCCGCCACCGCCGTATCCAATGTCCGGATAGGCCGCCTCGGCGGCTCCCATGGCGGTCCCTGCGGCAATGCCGGCCGCCGTGGCGCCGGCCCCGTACCAAGCACCATGATAGACCGGGGCATGCCAGTAGGTGCCATGCACGACGTTGACGTCGCCGACACGCGCATAGCCGAAGCGGTCACCGCCGAAACGATCCACCCCGCCGCCGCGGAAGCCGCCGCCGGCGAACCCACCATGGAACCCGCCGAAGCCACCGCCGAAGCCACCAAAGTGATCGATGAACAGGGCCGCCGGTCCGCTCGCCCCGTTCAGATTGCCCTCCAGCACCGCCACGTCGAAGGTGAGGGTGCCGCCCTCGAGCTTGGGCGCCTTCAGGGTCACCACGGCATCGCTCACCTGCGAGCCGTCGCCGCCCAGGACCGACACGGTGGCGTTGGGCGGATCCTTGGCGAAGCTGTCCTTGCCCTCGTCCCACTGCATGATGAACTGCTGGGTCATGACGTGACCGGCCGCCCGCACCGGGCGATCGGCGAACACGATCGAACTCGGCGATACGCCCGTCAGGGTCAGCCGGTTGCCCTCGAGCTTGGCGCCCGCGGCGTTGAGAACGGCAAGCGACGGCACCGGGCCGGTGGGCGTGACCCGACCGATGGCTTTCGTCGGCATCGGCGGCTTGGCGCCCGCGTCCTGCGCGGGAGCGCTGATCGTCATCGTGCCGAGGCCGCCGGTGACCAGGATGAGACAGGCGACGTGCTTGCTGAACATGGCGAGAACTCCCTTTCGTCAGCGTCCGACGCACCAAACTGTCGGTGTGGATGAGAACCTGTGATGGGTCTTGCTGGCCTTCAATCGGCGGGCATCGGGTTAGAGCGGTGCCCGCTGATTTTGTGTGTTCCAGTGCGTGTTTCTGCTTCAGCTCGGGTCACTGACCCGGGGTCGCTGGTGGCTTCTTGAGCTGCTCCATCACCTGCTCGAGATTGTAGCTCGCGGGATCCTGCATCGGCGGGAATTTCCTGTAGGTTTCGAGCTCCCTCAGCCAGAGTGCTTGGCCGATCGGCAGGAGGTTCCAGTCGTAGACGTACGCTGTGGCCGGTCCTGCGAGTGCGCCGGCCATGCCGAAGAGCGACTTCGCCTGCTGCCCGATTGATGTCTCGAAGGGATCTCGCTTGATGTTGACGACTTGGCTCCAGTGATAGGGAAGGACCCCGGCAAGGAACCCGGTGGGCGCATCGGACACCATCGCGAAGTAGATCTTCCAGTTCTTGTAGCGCACCGCGGACGGATCCTTGCCCGAGTAGTAGAAGAAAGTGTCGCGGGAGGACTTGTCCGATTGGCCTTCCAGGTAGGCTCGCTGGTTGACGCCATCGAGGGTCGTCTTGACGATCCCGGGATACTCGCCCCGCTCGATCCGCGCCTTCAACTCGTTGCCCTTGGGGCCGCCGGCGATGTCGACGAGCGTGGGCAGCCAGTCGAGGGACGCGAAGATGTCGTTCTTGACCGTTCCCGGCTGGATGTGTCCCGGCCAGCGCACAACCAGCGGGGCGCGCATGCCGCCCTCCCAGGTCGACAGTTTGCCGCCCTTGAAGGGGGTGGTTCCGCCGTCGGGGAAGGTGATCGTCTCGGCACCGTTGTCGGTGGTGAACACGACGATCGTGTTGTCGAGTTCGCCCATCTCCTCGAGCTTCTTCAACACGTAGCCGATGTTGTCGTCCATCTGCTTCATGCCAGCTTCATTGACGCCCCAGTCCTTGCCGCCGGGCTCGCCCACCATCGCCATGTACTTGTCCGGCAGCACGGTCGTGACATGCATGCGCGCGGGGTTGTACCAGACGAAGAACGGCTTCTTGGTCTTCTCGGGGTCGTTGCGGTCGAGGAAGTCGATGACCTTGGCCGAGATCTCCTCGTCCACGCCCTTCGAACGCTCGAGCGTCAGCGGACCTTCGTCCTTGCAGGTCTGGTTTGCCGCGGTGCCGTCGGACGACCTGCACCACATCACCGGACGCGGCGGCGTCAGGCACGGGGTGGTCAAGGGATCGACCGCCGCCGGATCCAGGGGCAGGCCGGGGATCGGCGAGCTGCGGCAGACCGGTGCAACCGTCTGCTCGGTCGGCGTCTTGTTGATGTCGGGGAAGCTCACGCCCTGCATGGCGTCGAGGTGATAGAGGTAGCCCCAGAACTCCTGGAACCCATGTGCGGTCGGCAGCGCATCGGTGTGGTCGCCGAGGTGGTTCTTGCCGAACTCGCCGGTATTGTAGCCGAGGTCGAGCAGGAACTTGGCGATCGCCGGCGTGCCGGGGCGCAGATAGGACGGGCTGCCTGGCAGTTGCGGCGGGATCATGCCGGTCCTGAGCGGATGCATGCCGGTGAAGAAGGCGTTGCGACCTGCCGTGCAGCTCTGCTCGGCGTAATAGGTCATGAACTTCGCACCCTCCCGGCCGATGCGATCGATGTTCGGCGTTTCGCCGACCATCAGGCCCTGGTGGTAGATGCCGGGCTGCATCCAGCCGATGTCGTCGCCCATGATGAACAGGATGTTGGGCTTCTGCTGCGGGGCCTGCGCGATGACCGGACCCGCAACCGCCGCCGCGATCAGGGCCGTCGCCCCGATCAACGCGGCCTTCGTCTTCATCGGACAGACACTGCTCTTCCTGCCTGAAGGTCGTGAGGACGCACGGTCACTGCTCATGGGTTGCTCCTCTCTCTCTGATGATGCACCGGAAGCCGACATGGCTCATGGAGCTGTCGATCGGCTGCGGGTGGCGTGCTGCCGGGCGGTAGCGGCGGCAGTAGCTCGGGGCACACAGATGCGAGCCCCCTTTGACGACCTTGCGGGGAATGCGTGTCTCCGGTTGACAAGGATCGTAGCTCTGGTCCGCACGTGCACCGCGCGGGTTCTCGGGGATGCAGCAGGCCTTCGGAGCGTCGGCCGTGTGCTTCGGCACATAGAAGTCGGACGTCCACTCCCAGACGTTGCCGATCATGTCGTAGAGGCCGTAGCCGTTCGGCTCGTAGGTCATGACCGGCGATGTCCGCTCGTAGCCATCCTCCTTCTTGCTCTGGAACGGGAACTGCCCCTGCCAGGTGTTGGCCATGTGGCGGCCGCCCGGCGTGAACTCGTCGCCCCAGGCGAACTCCGCCTGGTCCAAGCCTCCGCGGGCCGCGAATTCCCATTCGGCTTCCGTGGGCAGGCTCTTGCCGGCCCAGGCGGCATAGGCCTCGGCGTCGTCATAGGCCACATGCACGACCGGATGGTCCTCCAGGCCCTTGATCGAGGAGCCGGGCCCGTGCGGGCGGCGCCAGTTGGCGCCGAAGACATAGGCCCACCACTGCCGCCAATCCCGCAGGTCCACCGGATAATCCGGCGGGCTGAACACGAGCGAGCCGGGCTTGAGCAGATGCGGCAGGGCCTTCGGATAATCCTTCGGGTCCGGCTGCCGCTCGGCGAACGTGACGTAACCCGTCGCGCGAACGAAGTCACAGAACTGCCGGTTCGTAACGGGCGTCGGATCGATCAAGAAGCCGTCGACCATGACACGGTGGGACGGGGCCTCCTCCGGATAGTGGAGGTCCGATCCCATGCGGAACGTGCCGCCCGGCATCCGAAGCATGCCTGCATCGGGCGGGCCCTCTGGCCTGCGGTCGTGGAGATGCCGAAGTGTGACCTGCGACATGGGCTGTGTTCCCATCCTGGCGAACCGGAAGTGTCGTCTCGAACGCCGATACAGGTCTATTGGGGTCCTCCCTGAAACTGACGGCGGCAGACCCTGATTTAGCATACAGGGAGTTGCCGGACCGGATCGACAGCACGCCGGTCAGGGTTTAACCTGTGCAACCGGACCGCGGCTTGCGTCGCGACCGCCGGTCCCGTTGCGTTGTCCTTGCGGCCGAAGAGCGCCGGCATGGCTGATGGCACCACCCCGATGGTTGCACTAACTCCCCAGGGCTTCGTGCCCCGCCTGCGGGGCCGGCTTGCCTTGACCTTCATGGCCATCACCGTTGCGGCATGTCTCGTCGCCGCGGCTCTGTTGATCTCGCACGCGGCGGACGAGCGACATGCGATCGAGCATCGCGCGCAAGAGGCCGCCAAGGCGCTCTCCTTCGGCTTCGATCAGGAAGTGGCCGCGGTCAACTACCTGCTGAAGGGCTTGTCCAAATCTCCGGCGCTCCTCTCGGGGGACATCAAGGCCTTTTACGATCAGCTCAGGGCCACCCCCGTTCCGGAAGGCTCCTGGCTGGTCCTGAACGATCTCGAGCGGCAGGTCGCCAATACTCTCCGACCATTCGGATCGCCGCTCCCGCGGCATGTGGACTTCCCGAATTACCAAGAGCAACTCGACCGAATCCGGGATCGCCGGTGGTCCGTGTCCGGCCGGATGCTGGCCCCCTTGAAGGGCCGCATCGTCGTGGCCCTCAGCCTTCGGCTCGATGGTCCGGACAGGCGGATGAGCGGTCACCTCAGCATTGCGCTGGCGGAGGCGCGTCTAGGGACAATCCTTGATGATCAAGCGGTACCGGTTGCCTGGGTCAAGGGCCTCTACGACCGCAAGTTCCAGCCGATCGTCGCCGACAGGGACGGCCACAAGGGATCCGATCTGCCGGTTCCCGCAGCACTCGCCTCCCGCCTCGCCGATGCAGGTCCAGACAACACGGTCACGGGAACCGTTGAAGCCACCGACGACCGTGGGGTTCCGGTCCTTGTTGCCTTCCGCCGGTCGGGGGCGACGAATTGGACGACCATCGTCTCGGTGCCGCAGGCGGATCTCAATGCGCCGATTACCGCCGCCTTGTGGCGGATGGCCGGCCCCGCGGCCCTGCTCCTGCTAGCTGGAGGGATTGCGGCCTGGTTCACGGCCCGCCAGGTCGAGCAGCCCCTCCGGACGCTGTCCGACCAGGTCTCGGGGGCGAAAAGGCAGGTCAACGAGCTGTCCGGCCAGTTGCTTGCTCTTCAGGAGGACGAGCGACAACGGATCGCCCGCGAACTGCATGACTCGACGGCCCAGCACCTTGTGGCGGCAAACCTCGGGCTTGCTGGCCTGGAGGGAGTGGTCTCGCAGATCCCGGCGGCCCGCAAGGCCTTGGCGGAGGTCGAGAACCTCCAGAGCGAGGCGCTGCGGGAACTGCGGGTCTTCACGTATCTGCTGCATCCGCCGAATCTCGCCAAGGATGGCCTCCAGGCGACCCTGCGGGACTTCGCCGAAGGCTTTGCCGGCCGCACGGGGCTCGTCGCCCGCATCCGGATCCCGGAGGAGGTCGACGAGACCCCGGCGGATCTCCAGCGCGCCATCCTGCGGGTGGTGCAGGAGGCGCTCACCAACGTGCATCGTCATGCCGGGGCCTCCCGCGTGTCGGTGGATGCCCGGATCCGGTCCGGACGCTTGGTCATCCGCATCCGCGACAACGGACATGGCATGGCGGGCCCGGATCGGCCCACCGGGCCCATCCGGCTCGGCGTCGGTATTGCCGGGATGCGGGCCCGCCTGGAGCAGTTCGGCGGCGACCTCCGGATCCGGTCCGGCTATAGCGGCACGTCGGTCGTTGCGGTCGTTCCGATCACGGTGGCGGGACGGGCGCTGAGCCAGGCCCGGCGCATGCTCGATCCCTGGCTGCCCAGCGCGACAAGGCTCGACGGCGAGGCTCCCTCCTGATGTTTCAGGGTTTGCATCCAGC is part of the Microvirga terrae genome and encodes:
- a CDS encoding HAD family hydrolase, producing MKPINPPSGINRRLMLSSLALLPALSGLSRPIPAAAQTSTEGGPLPSWNDGAAKRAILTFVRATTDPSNPGFVRPEDRIAAFDQDGTLWVEHPMYTQVVYCLERVPAVVEKQPELRDVEPFKTVLSGDREAMARLPMADLERILAATLTGMSVEEFTTEVQRWLAAARDPRWKRPYTELAYQPMLEVLRHLRDNGYRTYIVTGGGQDFVRVYAQQVYGIPPEQVVGTAGGTKFGYDTDGKPFLTKEPKLLLNNNDAGKPEGIHLMIGRRPNAAFGNSVGDREMLEWVGAGDGVRLKMLVLHDDATREYAYGPAQGLPDSKVGTFSPGLYDEAGKDGWTVISMKNDWKRIFAFE
- a CDS encoding arylsulfatase gives rise to the protein MKAHAKLGFGLATLLASATVTGAPAVAQQQKPNILVIMADDIGYWNISAYNRGMMGYRTPNIDRIANEGAIFTDYYGQQSCTAGRAAFITGQSPLRTGLLKVGLPAAKEGLSEKDPTIAELLKPQGYVTAQFGKNHLGDRNEFLPTVHGFDEFFGNLYHLNAEDEPEHPDYPKDPAFRAMFGPRGVLRCRATATDTPGSDSRFGPWGKQTCEDTGPLTKKRMETIDEEFLNASLDFIDRANRDRKPFFVWLNPSRMHIWTRLKPESQGKTGLGIYPDGMAEHDGQVGQVLKKLDDLGIADNTIVIYTTDNGAEVFSWPDGGTTPFRGEKNTNWEGGYRVPAIVRWPGTVPPRSEVNEIVSAEDWTTTLVAAAGEPDIKSKLLQGYDAAGKTFKVHLDGYDQRDLLGRKGPSKRREFFYWTDDGNLAGLRYDQWKAVFLEQKAHGLDVWAQPMIELRLPMLFNLRSDPFERAQNESGDYVRWFIEHAFVVVPAQAIVGQHLASFQQFPPRQRPGSFSVEQAMEKLRNPPSSN
- a CDS encoding arylsulfatase, whose protein sequence is MGDDIGWMQPGIYHQGLMVGETPNIDRIGREGAKFMTYYAEQSCTAGRNAFFTGMHPLRTGMIPPQLPGSPSYLRPGTPAIAKFLLDLGYNTGEFGKNHLGDHTDALPTAHGFQEFWGYLYHLDAMQGVSFPDINKTPTEQTVAPVCRSSPIPGLPLDPAAVDPLTTPCLTPPRPVMWCRSSDGTAANQTCKDEGPLTLERSKGVDEEISAKVIDFLDRNDPEKTKKPFFVWYNPARMHVTTVLPDKYMAMVGEPGGKDWGVNEAGMKQMDDNIGYVLKKLEEMGELDNTIVVFTTDNGAETITFPDGGTTPFKGGKLSTWEGGMRAPLVVRWPGHIQPGTVKNDIFASLDWLPTLVDIAGGPKGNELKARIERGEYPGIVKTTLDGVNQRAYLEGQSDKSSRDTFFYYSGKDPSAVRYKNWKIYFAMVSDAPTGFLAGVLPYHWSQVVNIKRDPFETSIGQQAKSLFGMAGALAGPATAYVYDWNLLPIGQALWLRELETYRKFPPMQDPASYNLEQVMEQLKKPPATPGQ
- a CDS encoding formylglycine-generating enzyme family protein yields the protein MLRMPGGTFRMGSDLHYPEEAPSHRVMVDGFLIDPTPVTNRQFCDFVRATGYVTFAERQPDPKDYPKALPHLLKPGSLVFSPPDYPVDLRDWRQWWAYVFGANWRRPHGPGSSIKGLEDHPVVHVAYDDAEAYAAWAGKSLPTEAEWEFAARGGLDQAEFAWGDEFTPGGRHMANTWQGQFPFQSKKEDGYERTSPVMTYEPNGYGLYDMIGNVWEWTSDFYVPKHTADAPKACCIPENPRGARADQSYDPCQPETRIPRKVVKGGSHLCAPSYCRRYRPAARHPQPIDSSMSHVGFRCIIRERGATHEQ
- a CDS encoding sensor histidine kinase, whose translation is MADGTTPMVALTPQGFVPRLRGRLALTFMAITVAACLVAAALLISHAADERHAIEHRAQEAAKALSFGFDQEVAAVNYLLKGLSKSPALLSGDIKAFYDQLRATPVPEGSWLVLNDLERQVANTLRPFGSPLPRHVDFPNYQEQLDRIRDRRWSVSGRMLAPLKGRIVVALSLRLDGPDRRMSGHLSIALAEARLGTILDDQAVPVAWVKGLYDRKFQPIVADRDGHKGSDLPVPAALASRLADAGPDNTVTGTVEATDDRGVPVLVAFRRSGATNWTTIVSVPQADLNAPITAALWRMAGPAALLLLAGGIAAWFTARQVEQPLRTLSDQVSGAKRQVNELSGQLLALQEDERQRIARELHDSTAQHLVAANLGLAGLEGVVSQIPAARKALAEVENLQSEALRELRVFTYLLHPPNLAKDGLQATLRDFAEGFAGRTGLVARIRIPEEVDETPADLQRAILRVVQEALTNVHRHAGASRVSVDARIRSGRLVIRIRDNGHGMAGPDRPTGPIRLGVGIAGMRARLEQFGGDLRIRSGYSGTSVVAVVPITVAGRALSQARRMLDPWLPSATRLDGEAPS